The following DNA comes from Xyrauchen texanus isolate HMW12.3.18 chromosome 21, RBS_HiC_50CHRs, whole genome shotgun sequence.
aaaaagcggctttagaatacaatgtattgtttactaccatattattgatcataagtcaatcattgacacacagttcacagtaatctattacacaagtgaatttgtcaatcagttggagatttattatgagggcttgtttaagagcccgttaatctacacctgcgtcagacatgcttgtgtatttTCTTGGGTGCgtcacatcataaacatacaatttttagttcactgtttcaagttaaatatagtttaataaaacatttttgaacacatcttgagataccTTAGTTCGCATtcgcgctccttcaagtgttttgaacgcaagaatgtaacatatgtttgcgttgttcttcctactgaagtgttttcttcactgtataaactgtgcattgctcatacagctgtaatttcacttactgccctctggagtaaacaggtggtactacaagcttgcatttcttagaaatcttccttattatggtgcgattaattgcgtaatttcgttagttcagtgcgattaatttgacaaaaaataattatgcaattaatctcaTTACAGATAATTtacatcgacagccctagttttgaaacagatattttaaaacaTCCCATGGCACATGGTTAGTGTTCATGATGCTTCTGACTAACTCCTCTATTATTTATAATCTCACATCAGCCTTCACTTGTCTGCCTAATGAGaagtcaaataataaaaaagtataaatcaacctttgaagcaatgtacatattaaatataaaatgttgccaggattgaacagtatattttttatgagaaaataaataaataaactgtacaCAGTAAAACACCAGTCTAGCACTGCATTGTGAGTTACAATGGTAAAATACCAATACGCCTTTGCGCTTGAGTATACTTTGGCAATGCATtggagcaaaaaaaacaaaaacaaaaaacatgaacaaaaccaaTGAcccataattattattgttattttttattattgcaattTTAGCAACagagaataacacacaaacaatctTTCAGACAGTGTCGTGGAAAATCTTTGAAGAATCTCTCTAAGatgcaagaaaactctcagagtccagggttccagatgccaaagttaaaGTTTATTGTGTCACCAACAAACTTGAGAAAGGTCAGCTGTCCATTCGGACTGTCTTAGTTCAAAtcatcttctatacagtttgttatctggcattacctcattcaTACGCcccttcattatttttgtaaccaacaATGTTTACCaacattatctcacagagccttttgatatctttttactggtagaaacctgGCTTTAGTATAATTACTTTGACCACTGGTTGTTTTTACTCTTTATCTTCAGCTGTGTTTCAAGGTCTAtagcctcattattttgttacagcttcTTATTAATAAACACTTagattgtatttaaataaaacttcAATTCTTGTTTGAAGATGTTAAAGCAGTGTTTACTTcttgaatatttacatttatgaatatcaAACTTTCCAATGAATAatagaaggtttatacaaaaccTGGTTTTAAATAGATTCTTGTCATTAATATAAAACCccaaaagaatgtgtctataagATAAGGAAAAATCACTTccatttccaaagagatggccttgaaaactagaTTAAATTCTTTCCTAGATACTGGAATTTCGTAACTCGATATAAAATCAGAGTAGTTGAATAAATTACCATCCTTATCAAACAGCTGGTTCACTAACATCACTCCATTactgaaccagttttcaagaaagatttcctcttatgtagaatattacaattattccaaataaaaaaattgtgtggcgagaaattatgcttgtaaataagtccACAAACCTTAGTGATTTGCACAAGGTTATAAAAACATTCGGGGCTTTTGCGGAAACATCCGGGGTTTAAGCCCACCTCTAGCGCCGCACCTGGTAAAGAGTACAATCGCTTTGGGATGGCGGCAAAACAAACACAGGTAGGATGACGTTAGCAACTGTATGACTGATGTAAAACATAATTACTGTACGTAGCTTTACTctttctgatgtgtgtttgtgtgtgcacggGAGAGAGAGCCCCGTGTCCATGAGAACAGGCAATTTTCAATGCAGAAATGATGCAAAAGAGGTTAATGACAGAGTTATTTGCAGTGCAACCTCTGACTGGAACGCACATTTTGTGCCACGTCTTTCCCTATTCAAATAGATAAGAGCTGTTCTTTTATGCCGTTTGTTTCCATGGAAAATAGCTGCCCGTGAGCGTTCCAAACTAGGAGCTTTAAAAGGTTCCAAATATGgccaccgagtggactgacttgccttgaaagcaACTTTGGTTTCACGCAGAACAAGGTCAAGTCGTAAGTTACGAAATGACAGGGTTGGGCCTCTGGCACGCTGGCTACGCCCCTCTGTTGTTTCGAGAATAAAGTTGATTGTAAAGTTAAGTGTCGCTCGGCTGCTTTATTTCTGTATTCGCTGTTTTATTTGTGCATGAGTGATCATGGGGAAGATTGAGTGGGCGATGTGGGCCAATGAACAAGCTCTGGCTGCTGGACTGAGTAAGAATCTGTTTTCTCTGTAATTACATTCAAACGAGGATTAAAGTGATACTAATATTAATGTTTCTgacatattaatattaatagtgTCGTCAGTACAGTTATATATGCAATACTTAAGACACGGAAGTGAATACataaagtttttaaatgtattaaactaggaaatttaaataaatcatggTTCTATGAACATTTTCctaaagtgtattttttttaattattatttgtttatcatGTTGTCCAGATAGTCACTCCAGGAAGTCGATCATCAATTGCTCCAAAACTGACACTGTACTTTCAAATATGaacttaaaatactttaaaatgttcAGTATTTCTGCTGCTGTTTCAGTGGATTAGTTCAAATGTGTAAATATACTTCAAAGGTGttgtttaaaacatatttaaattgcaTTATATTTCAGTCCATGCagggtgtgtgtgtaaatatgagGAAGTGTGTTGAGAAATACAGTTTCTGGGCAGTTTTTGGGAAGTACATATCCTTCTCTAAACTTTTTTATCTTTATGGAAATTAAAAGTAAAGCAGCTTTTATCAGACTACATGATATATGTGTACTTTTAAACAAcgtatttgttatttgttacattgccatttaaaatgaactacaaaacacaaaaaagctaGAAGAAATTACACGATTAGTTTCAGGGCCTGAAATATAGACTTTTCATTTAACAATTTAGATCACAATGTGAAATAcccatgaatgtgtgtgtgtttcagtttatCTGACGGGTGGTGTGGTCGGTGTGGCTGGTCAGTTCAGAGGATGGCAGTTTGCAGCGTTCGGCATGTATCCTTCAACCTTCAAAAGACCCTTCTTTATGAATGGATGAGGGATCTGATCTCCTCACATCTTTTACGAAGCTTGAGCCATTTCTTAAAGTGATCAGGATatgtctagtgtgtgtgtgtgtgtgtccttgacTGTGACAGTGctgcaggtgtgtttgtgtgtttactggAGTATCCACGCAGCAAACGAAGTAAAGGCACCAGCGTCGAGCGCACGTGAGTGTCTCACAGGAAACACGGCTGATGATTTCAACGCACACTGTTAATAACACATCCTTcagtgctgacacacaaacatctgATGTTTGAAAAACTCATAATTactagggtattatgctataaatgtggtttatgaggacatttctagttctaattcaaatcgcttaaagaacatactaaacaatgttttcttatgaggttgaaaatgtaaaaatgcattaagtttttgtgagggttaggggatggaATCTattgttcatacagtataaaaatcattatgtctatggagagtcctcataaagatAACCAcaccaacatttgtgtgtgtgtgtgtgtgtggtgtgtgtgtgcgcattttcAGGGGTCAGTactgcttcactgtgtgtgtgaagGCTTTCGGCCCGCTGACCAGAAACTATTACATCAGAGCGTTTCTGCATGCTGCGTAAGTAACATCTGTCATGCAGATGTACTTCTCACTGTTCAACTGTTATCTTTTCATGTGAAgaaaatgtgtctgtgtgttacaGGCTGTGTATTCCAGGAGGGTTCATGTTGGCCACAGTTCTTGGGTGTGTGTGTCTAGGAATCGCCAGTTTAATCTACCTGTCGGTAAGCTCATCTTGGTGTGATTCAGTGTTGATGCATTTGAACTGACTGTAATAAGGAAACTAAAAAGTTTGCTTCCTTATTTAAAATCCCCCTTTCACTTCTGCAGTTTGAATGCtactatattaaaggaatagtttagtcAGATATGACAATCACAATGActctgtgattattaaactgtgaAAGACTGCGTTTcaatgaaataaatatgaagtctATATGTGCTGCGTGAATGAGCGCTCTTCTTTCATTCATCTACTACACACAGATGATGATGTGTTTTCAGTGAATGAGCGGTCGtcttcaaacatttatttgaaatgcGTAGCACATTctggctatatttatttaattgaattgcagcctttgtggtttaataatcacatttggacatattgtgatttttaagctgtgcgctgaatgtttactCAGTGACATTCATATGTCAGAGATGGTAATGATATGTGGTTTAAGAGCATTTATACTAATTCATGAGTGCAGTATCAGAGCCGGTTCCAGTACTGGTCTCAGTACATCCCTACTAATTAATAGTAAATGGCTTTTTATATCCTTTACACTGTTTTGGTACAATATTTTTATGGTGCAGACACAAACTCATGCGGCCGTTATGTTCAGTGTTTGAAGATGTGTCTGGTTTTGACCTCTGACCTCGCAGGCAGCGATTCACAGTGAGCATTGGGAGCCCATCCTGCCCCGAAAAGATCCTCCAAAGCGTGTTGGTGAAAGCATCAAAGAGCCACCTCAGAACCCTCCACCACGGCCTCCAGCAGACCTGCGGCGTAAGAGAGCAGAGAACCTGGAGGCGGCCGTGTACGACAACCCCATGACTGTCACCGTCAATGAATAATCATTACATATCACCATTTATGAGGTTACTGTCATGCTGGATTAGAGCTGGAATtgactaaattattttttatcactgtttatttaataatatgtgTTGTGCTCCAGcaaggtctactaagcaaccaaattggcccggttgctagggagggtagagccacatggggtaacctcctcgtggtcgcgattagtggttcttgctctcaatggggcgtgtggtaatttgtgtgtggatcgcaaagggtagcatgagcatccacatgctgggagtctctgtggCGTTATGCAAAatgagccacttgataagatgcgtggattgaggtgaataaccgcgccaccaggaggacctactaagtagtggtaaTTGGACATTCTGAATTTGGAGAAAAAGTGGatctaaaattaataaatgttgtgcattacaaattggggagaaaataaaaaaaaaaaaaatacaaataattttgtgttttgtgtaaacattatttttatatctcaGTTACTTATTTAACAATGAAGGTTTCTATACATTTCCATCATAATGTTCAGCTGAATAGTGTGACACTGATGGAGGAAACACTGTATCGTTTTATCCATAATGTAATAATTCTATTGCATGCACCATCTATGCTTACTTAaaggaaaatattatttgacatgtTATTAATGTAACCGCCAcagtaattatgtattttttcctcaagagaatgtatatatatatttgtgtttttgtactTTCAATAAATTTAGGATTCATACAATTAGTTGAGTTAAAACgaaatattttttaatagaaaTTATTTCACTTAGTATTTAAAACATTCTATAATCTTTCGCAAGGTGTCAGTTGACCTTCTATATAATTTCCATGTGTACATTTTAATTtcctctttttaaatgtttttttttttaaataaatataatgcttAGAGATTTCAAAATAATGGGAAAACCTTTCTTTCTAAATGTACATAGTCCAAATGTAAATCCAAAGAAAGCATGAAGTGCAGATCCTGATGGCAGAAGTGTTGAAACAAAAATTGTCATGTTTTTATCATGTTTCTCAACAAGGAACGAGGAAGTTCGTCTGACacggaaagaaaaaaaaagtcattgtttgtctttgtttgatGTGAACTGTGTGCGAATGCGATGAGAGGACTTGTTGAGTGTGAATTTCATCAGCATGATGTTGATgataatgttaatatgagtgttaTTAGAAAGATGAATGGGAGGTTTTTCACCACAGACGAATGCAGATCTACATCATGTATCATCCCTTATGAAAttcaagagttcatggcaaatttgccactggTAATTTTcagatgcaaatgagctttgcggcataTTGTCATatagacaaactggttaatccaaactaGCTTCCTTGAGATGTCACAaatgtcacataaactacaacacagagaCAGTATCTCCTAAATATCTCAAACAGACTGTCTGTtcccccgaactaccaaacacaaaaccctctctaaatcatttagaaatttCTTTACTAAGGTCAAACTtggaaataatgaaaaaaatactgatgataaacatcatataaaaatagggctactaaacatttgatctctttctaccaaagcactaattgtcaatgaaatgattacagatcatagtttggatgtgctctgtttgactgaacttggcttaaaccggatgaatatattagttttaatgaatctactcccccagtttattgttataaacatgagcctcgtctgaagggtcgaagaggaggtgttgctacaatttaaagTGAAGTTTTTGGTATTACTCAGAGGAccggatataaatgtaagtcttttgaactaataatgcttaatgtgacaacatcagatataaataaaaaatctctgtagaCTTTTACCCTTGCCACAGTGTATAGAttacccgggccttattctgatttccttagtgaatttgctaatttttttatcggatcttgtagttactgtagatagagctttaattgttggtgacttcaacattcacatagataataaaaatgatatacTGGGataagcatttatcaatattctcaactctcttggaggtagtaacaggaccaactcatcactataatcatatgctagatttaattctgtcatatggagttgatgttgataatatagaaattctgcagcagagcaatgacatctcggatcattacctcgtctcttgtatgctgcaatcagctaatgttactcaatttacaccacgctatcattcaggtagaactattcttgcgaccactaaagatagcttcactaataatcttccagatctatctcatacacccAATAAACCCcaaaagcccagaagaacttgatgaaataacaaaaaatataaatgcagtcttctctatcgctcttgatattgtcgccccacttcgattgaaggaaattaaagaaataagccctgcaccatggtacaatgatcacactcatgctctcaagagagcagctcggaaaatggagtgcatgtggaaaaataaaaaattagaagtatttcatggtgcatggaaggatagtatctgtagctatagacaggcactaaaagctgccaggtcagcatattttagtataCTCAAAGAAAATAACCACAGCAATCCtatgtgtttattcagtactgtggctaaattggttaggaataaagcctcaacagaaccagatattacgtcgcagcacaagagtaatgacttcatgaatttctttacagataaaattttaattataagaaataaaattgtaattatgcaatcatctgttatAGCACCGCAGAAAACAGAAAATCCTCATGTGCAACTGTCAtaggtttactgagtgtatgatagatagatctggaagattattagtgaagctatctttagtggtcgaaagaatagttctacctgaacgatagcgtggtgtcgattgagtaacattagctgatcgcaacatacaagagacgaggtaatgatccaagatgtcattgctctgctgcagaatttctttattatcaacatcaactccatatgacagaattaaatctatcatatgattatggtgatgagtcaTGAAGAgataacaaaacttatcgaaacatcaaaagccacaacatcttttttagatccaataccaactaagctcttaaaagaggtatctcctgtaatttcaaaacctcttcttaatattattaactcctcgctatgcttaggacatgtcccaagaaaattaaaaatggcagttatcaaaccgcttattaagaagccacaacttgttcctgaagaactggctaattaaagaccgatttcaaatctcccatttatgtcaaaaatactagaaatggtggtatcctcccaaatatgttaatttctacagagaaatagtatatacgaagaatttcagtcaggatttaggcctcagagttacaaatgacttgctcttatcatctgatcgtggctgcatttctcttctagtgcttttagatcttagtgctgcattcgacacgatagatcacgacattctctagaataggctagagaattatgttgtcatttgtggagttgcattagcatggtttaggtcataatTAGCaaaccgctaccactttgtctatgtaaatgaggaattgtcaaactaaattaaaatatggagtgccacagggatcagtttaagggcctctgcttttctccttgcatatgcttcccctgggagatattatcaggaatcgtggaataagtttccactactATGCTGACAGTACACAACTTTATATtccttcaaaacctgatgagattttacaatcctccaaattagcagagtgtatcaatgaaataaaagattggatgaccagaaatttccttctactcaattctgacagaggtactaattattggaccaaaaaactaaaataagccactacaatataatttgactctagatggatgttctgttacatcatcttcaacagcgaagaacttaggtgttatatttgataccaatctgtcctttgaaaatcaaattaccaatgtttgtagaacagcattcttccacctaagacatattgctaaattaaggcgcatgctctctgttgccaaaaaactaattaatgtgttcatgacctcaagactagattattgtaatgcattactgggaggatgtccagcaagatcaataaataaacttcaattggttcaaaatgcagcagccagagtgctgacaagaacaaagaaatatgatcatattagccccagtTTATCATCGTGACATTGGCTAccaattaaaattctgttaactacgtacaaagctttgaatggtctagctccacagtacttaagtgaccttctaccatatTAAATCACGTACATTACGATcgtaaaattctggcctgttaatagttcctagaatatcaaaatccacaaatggaggtagatccttttcatatttggcttctaaactattgaatagtctccctaacacagtTCGAGAGGCagacactccctcagtttaagtctagaataaagactaatttatttagccaggcatacacctaatttatcctccaacccacaattaggctgctttagtttaatctgtcagaaccagaaacattgatcatgatatatAACTATGCAAtatattgaatggcatcta
Coding sequences within:
- the LOC127661682 gene encoding cytochrome b-245 light chain, with translation MGKIEWAMWANEQALAAGLIYLTGGVVGVAGQFRGWQFAAFGIAAGVFVCLLEYPRSKRSKGTSVERTGQYCFTVCVKAFGPLTRNYYIRAFLHAALCIPGGFMLATVLGCVCLGIASLIYLSAAIHSEHWEPILPRKDPPKRVGESIKEPPQNPPPRPPADLRRKRAENLEAAVYDNPMTVTVNE